A single region of the Pelobates fuscus isolate aPelFus1 chromosome 4, aPelFus1.pri, whole genome shotgun sequence genome encodes:
- the LDLRAD4 gene encoding low-density lipoprotein receptor class A domain-containing protein 4 isoform X2, with protein sequence MSSDHLNSTTLKDAGLKDYFLVKAELEFVQIIIIIVVITVMVVVIICLLNHYKLSTWSFINRQSQSRRQEETLQPEGCLWPSDNLVQRQSASEIMYAPRSRERFMAPSFMQRDRFSRFQPTYPYVQHEIDLPPTISLSDGEDPPPYQGPCTLQLRDPEQQMELNRESVRAPPNRTIFDSDLIDISMYNGGPCPPSSNSGISATNYSNNGRMEGPPPTYNEVMGHFPGSSYFHHQQNSSPSSQRGSRLHFHQNNSESTIVPMNAKDKQPGNLV encoded by the exons cgGAGCTGGAGTTTGTCCAGATAATTATCATAATTGTTGTTATAACCGTGATGGTAGTGGTGATAATCTGCCTTCTGAATCATTATAAACTCTCAACGTGGTCGTTCATAAACAGACAAAGCCAAAGCAGACGGCAAGAGGAGACATTACAACCG GAAGGGTGTTTGTGGCCTTCAGATAACTTGGTGCAACGACAAAGTGCTTCAGAG ATCATGTATGCTCCAAGGTCAAGAGAAAGATTTATGGCACCTTCCTTTATGCAGAGAGATCGTTTCAGCCGCTTCCAGCCAACCTACCCATATGTACAACATGAAATTGACCTTCCACCCACCATTTCTCTCTCTGATGGAGAGGATCCTCCACCCTACCAGGGGCCATGCACACTTCAATTGAGGGACCCAGAACAGCAAATGGAACTAAACAGAGAATCTGTTAGAGCACCTCCAAACAGAACCATTTTTGACAGTGATTTAATAGATATTTCAATGTACAATGGGGGTCCTTGCCCACCAAGCAGTAATTCGGGTATCAGTGCAACCAACTATAGCAACAATGGTAGAATGGAAGGCCCACCACCAACCTACAATGAAGTTATGGGACATTTTCCAGgctcatcgtatttccaccaCCAGCAAAACTCCTCTCCTTCATCTCAGAGAGGTAGCAGACTTCACTTTCATCAGAACAATTCAGAGAGCACAATAGTCCCCATGAATGCTAAAGACAAACAGCCAGGTAACCTTGTCTGA